The DNA region AAGTGGGCCGACGGTCCGCGCAGCTACCTGGGTTTGCAGACCGCCGGCTTCCCGAACTTCTTCATCGCCACCAACTCGGCCTTCTGCAACTACACGGTGTGCGCCGAGATGATCGTGGAATGGATCGCCGATGCCATCGGCCACCTGCGCGAGCAGAAGCTGTCGAGTATTGTCCCCACCCCG from Desulfurellaceae bacterium includes:
- a CDS encoding cyclohexanone monooxygenase, whose translation is MRSAPIERITPKGVKTQDAEYELDVIIYATGFDAISGPLTRIDIRGEGGQTFKDKWADGPRSYLGLQTAGFPNFFIATNSAFCNYTVCAEMIVEWIADAIGHLREQKLSSIVPTP